A segment of the Stigmatopora nigra isolate UIUO_SnigA chromosome 15, RoL_Snig_1.1, whole genome shotgun sequence genome:
tgtgtgtgtatgggggggATTGGGTATTTTGCAGGCCAACGTGCTGGTCTACTTCAACATGAGGGTCCGCTAAATCTTAAACTGCACACTCAAATGACACGTCACATGTTATGATTAATAACTAAACCATATTCacagatttgaaaatgttatggcacattgacaataatataaaaaatcttATAATGGCTTAATACTGCAGTAGAGTAAGTATTTCTGtctcaccaaaacaaaaaaaaatgtatttcatgatAATCTGATGTATTATTAGTTTTTGCATGACgaatacattttgatatttcaatacattttcttcTGCATGTGTCACCTCGAGCCGCAACAAAACGAGGATCTCATTAAGCATCTCCTcactcatcctttttttttcttgcattttgtTCCGATTTGTCGATCCCGGCCGTCGCTGACTTTGctgcttgttgtttttgttgtcaggTAAACGAAAAGCTCTCAAGTTGAACTTTGCCAACCCGCCCATCAAACCCACCACCAGGATCACACTCAACACGGGTGTGCAACCCTTCCAGAACCCACACATGTGAGTTACTTTCACCATTTTTTCTTATTACATCGGTCATTCTGGATAATGCAACAAGGATCAGCAAGGCCTAAATTGACTTTATCGTTTGTTAGCGAGAGGCTGCGGACGCACAGCATTGAGTCATCTGGAAAGCTGAAGCTCTCCCCCGAGCAGCTGTGGGACTTCACGGCCGAGGACCTGAAGGACCTGGGCGAGATCGGTCGCGGGGCTTATGGATCGGTCAACAAGATGGTGCACAAGCCTAGCAACAAAATTATGGCAGTCAAGGTAGGACCACAGCTCTGGCTTTCCTCGCACTTTCTCCTTCGTAACGTTCTTCTCGTTCCCCAGAGGATTCGTTCCACAGTCGACGAGAAGGAGCAGAAGCAGCTCCTCATGGATTTGGATGTTGTAATGCGCAGCAGCGACTGCCCCTACATCGTGCAGTTCTACGGAGCTCTTTTTAGGGAGGTGAGAATTCCAGTTTTGGTGTTCATAtatcacgtgtgtcaaagtggtggcccgggggccaaatctggcccgccgcatcattttgtgtggcccgagaaagtaaatcatgacttgtatttttttgttcctttcagGGTGACTGTTGGATCTGCATGGAACTCATGGCTACCTCCTTAGACAAATTCTACAAGTTTGTGTATTGCTCACTAGATGACGTCATTCCTGAGGAAATCTTGGGGAAAATCACTTTAGCTGTAAGTTTTGATGCCTGCCGCCACTATCATCGCAACTCCCATCTGACTTTGAAATTTTCCAACTTCCAGACTGTGAAAGCGCTTAACCACCTCAAAGAAAACTTGAAAATAATCCACAGAGGTAAGCAAGTGTGCAATTACATTGTGATATACTTgggattcatttttaatgttattgtcCAGACATCAAGCCGTCAAATATTCTCCTGGACCGAAATGGGAACATCAAACTTTGCGACTTTGGCATCAGTGGCCAGTTGGTGGATTCCATCGCCAAAACACGTGACGCCGGCTGCCGTCCGTACATGGCCGTAAGTGGGCGTGGTCTTAACTTCATCTCCAATTTGCAAGTGGCTCTATACATAAATtcactttttcatttgaaattgttttCTATTATTCTGAATTTGTCTGATTACCTTACCCATTGGCAGCCCTGCATTGTAAgcacaacatttatttttcagccGGAGCGAATTGACCCGTGCGCATCCCGGCAAGGTTACGACGTGCGCTCCGACGTTTGGAGTTTGGGAATCACGTTGGTGAGTTTGGTTTGGTGACTGCCACTTTTCATATTTTCCATATCTCGTGTTGACTTCTGGTATATGCTTGCTTTTTAGTACGAGCTGGCGACAGGGCGCTTTCCGTACCCCAAATGGAATAGCGTGTTCGATCAGCTGACTCAAGTGGTCCGGGGGGACCCTCCACAGCTCAGCAACTCTGACGAAAGACGATTTTCCCCAAAGTTTATCTCCTTCGTCAACGTGTGGTCAGAACGCccagaattattattatatttttttccattgttattATTGAGCTAACTTTGAATGATGAGcattaaattataattataatatctTTCTCCTTTCAATATAGCCTTACTAAGGATGAGTCCAAAAGGCCAAAGTATAAAGAGCTGCTGGTAAGTTGACATTTATGCTGAACTTGTTGAGGTCACTTTGTTAAAGTTATTGTTTGTTGTGTTCTTTCAGAAAGATCCGTTCATTCAGATGTACGAAGAGCGTCCAGTGGATGTGGCCGCTTATGTGTGCAGACTTATGGATCAGATGCCGGCTTCCCCCATTTCGCCTTCGTACATGGAGTGATTAGAATTTGCAAATAGATGAATCATCACAATTTACTGTCAaactgaaacaacaacaaaataatgggggagaaaaaaactgttttaactGTCCCACCTAGAAACGCACACGCAGCCGTTGTCATGAAAGTGTGTCTGAGCAAGCAATATCATGACTTAATCGAGATcaatgcttattattattattattattattatggaaaGGAATTATTGCCTTCTCTTGGAAACATGctgaatgtgtgtgtacatgtgtgaatTGACATCTTTGAATCTCCTCTCAGTTACTCTGCAGTGAGATGCTCATGATGTTAGTCAGGAAATGCTGATAGAATATAAATAAAGACCAGAGGAATATTTAATAGAGtgtgtgtttcttttatttattagaaTGATTCAATTTAGTACAAAAATATGGCTCAAATGAAGCACATTAAAGCTGAGAAAGTAGTATTTTATGATATTCCGGTGCCATGTTGCAGATAGTTCTAGATTTCTTATTCCTATCATGGGGGaatcttttattattttaaagacgTTGAGTTTCAGTTTGCAACTTGAATATCATAAAATTATTTCACTCTTtactgtttgtttattttatctttcaaTCTGTCAAGCGAAGTTGCGTCACACCTGAATCCCTCGGAATCGATTGGTCCAGAGAGAAAAAGAACCTCGTCGGCCATTGGCCGAGGCTTGTATACGTCATCAATAGATGCCGGAAAAGACACCCGCACGTGTCAACCTGAACTCGCAAACAGCAACCTTTTCGCCACCTACTTGTCCCACATTGACAGCATTTATGAGGTAAAACGTCCCCAGATCTCAGATCGAGAATGTTGGGTTAAGAAAAATCTATGTAAATACGTTTGATCCATGTTCCATTAATATTATGAAAGTGCTGAGTGCCGTCACATCGTGTGTTTTTGCTGCCGCTCGACCGCTACTTCTCGCCCAGCGTTATTGTCATCTGCAACCTACTTGTCATCCGCGTCGCACCATGGccgacaaaaacaacaataacattaaCAACAAGATGAAGAAGTCCGCCAAGCAGCCGGCAAACCCACTGCGTCGGCTGAAGTGCAAAGAAACCCGCAGAAAACACGGAGTGGTTCACAGCCCCGCCAACGTGTACTTGCAAGTGGTCGGTTCTGGAAGTCGGGACAATAGTGCATCCCTTTACGTCTTCTCCGAATTTAACAGGTACGTTTGCGGGTGTGCATCACCTAACATTGTGACATCATCGCTTAATTTATGTTGCATGTGCAGCTACCTGTTCAACTGTGGGGAAGGAACACAAAGACTCATGCACGAACACAAGTAAGTGACTTGGTATATTTCAGTGTCATTAACAGTACATCAGCTTTCCTCACAATCGGTTCTTTGTGTCCAGGTTGCGAGCATCGCGACTCGACAACATTTTCTTGACCAGGATGAGCTGGGAAAATGTTGGTGGTCTTTGTGGAATGATCCTCACTTTGAAGGATACCGGGGTACCCGAATGTGTCCTTTCTGGCCCTCCACAGCTGGTAAGAACCTGAAATTTAAGTAACGGGATACAAAAACTAAGGtaaaatctgacttttttcGTTGTAGGAGAACTACGTGAATTCCATCAAGACGTTCTGCGGGCCGCTCGACAACATCCAACtttgtatgtctttttttttagctatagcCGCCACCCTATAACCTATTCCCACTTTTAACTTGATCATTTTCCTGCACAGCCGTTCGGCCTTACACGGATCCGCCATTTGTGGACGAAACCATGACCGTCATGCAAGTTCCCATTTTTGGTTAgcatctatttttgtttttcatcaacATAGACCTCTACCTCCTTAACATATTTGTCCATAGCCACACCAGGAAGTAGCCAAACCTCACCAAGCAGTAGCCGGTCCCCAAGTCCCGCCTCCCACCAAGACGACGAGCATCCCAATACTGCCAAGGACCAACCAGGTGACATATTATGTATATTCTTTTTCTTTGTAACACTAAGTCTGCCACAATTATTTATCAAAACAATTGTTTTGGGCAGCCCTAGTATGCATAATTGATTGACACaggtgaaaaataaatacaaatgctTCCTTattgatactttttttgtaggagaaaaaagaaaaataacaagagatGCGTCACTGGTGGTCTCATTCATATGCAAAGTAGGACAATCGTCTGCCAAGTTTGCATAAAAAAACCTTATAAAGTCaagtgacattttcttttgtttgtcagCTTCATCCCAAGAAAGGAAACTTCTTGGTGGCAGAAGCCAAAGAACTTGGACTTCCCATGTAAGTCATTTTATGAGCTCCACCAAGGAAGTTAGTCctgtttatgtaaacaaactgCCATGTTGATTTTTCACCCAGCGGCACGGCAGCCATTGGCCCGCTCATCGCCGCTCTGAAGAGTGGGAAAACCATTACATACAATGGCAAAGAGGTAGATGACAAAAAGTCACAAGTCTATCATCATATAGTATTTAAGATTTTGCACTGTCTTTCCTTCAGATCAAACCGGAGCAAGTCTGCACACCCACCGATCCGGGACAGGTCTTTGTCATTGTAGCGTGCCCTTCGGAGGAGTTTATTTCGCCACTTTGCGAAAGTCAAGACATCTCAAGGtcagtcacacacacaaaattagCCAGACATTAATCATTTACTGTAAATGAAAAAGGGCTCTGACCCCAAATGCACCAGCCAAATTGACCCAGATTTGAAGAACAATTCatacaaatacatgaaaatataagCTATAGGTGGCCACAATTTTACATGGCATATTTACAAAGACtgatttgatcaaaaaatattttacatgaaaGCATGATGCTGACTagcttgtaattttttttaaattatatttatcgTAAGTGGACTTCTATGTAATGTTCTTGAAAATCCTACAGTTTTCACAGTGGAGGAACTGAGGACGCCCCTGCCCTGATTGTGCATATAACCCCAGAGGGGGTGTTGAAAAGCCAACAGTACCAAGACTGGATGAAAAGGTTTGAAAATTGCTATTTTCAAGTTGCTGATGAGCAAGTCAGTCCATTTcgtgtgacttttttttatattttttttatgaaccaCATTAGGTTCCCAGCAAGCACCAAACACCTGATCCTCAACGAGCACGCCGGATCTCCCCACAATGTCCGCAGCCACAAGATCCAAGCGCAGCTCAACATGATCCACCCCGACATCTTTCCTCACCTTCAGACCTACGCGCCAATAGTAACTTATGACTCATTGCATGATAATAGATAAATTcagtttgccaaaaaaaatcagtctgtATTTCTGTTAGTTTATAAATGACTTTCCgcatcaaaaatataaataaaacaaagagaACATGGTCTAAGTCAATGTAAagcaattgtatttttatttcttatagGATGACCCAGCATCTCTGGATGTGTCAGCAGTCCGAGGTGAATGTCTACTCAAGTTCCAGTTGCGACCAGTCACTGAGTGGCAAAGGTCAGTCAACGATTCCTTTGCTTGAACTCATTTGGCTACCATTTAGGGAGTTTGTTGCTCAATCAGTGGCAGTTTACCAGTCAACTGCTTTTTGGGGctcttatttgtgtgtgtgtggtcattTTAGGGATGCCATCCCACCCTGCAGCCTAGAGGATTTTGTCAAAGAGGCCCAAGATGTCCCCAACTTCTTGCAGGAGGTGGATAAATGTCAACAATTACGATCCAGTGGCACTTCAGTGCCTCTCGGTGAGTTAAAGGCAAACTTGGTCAGGGTCACAATGGCTGACTCTAATAATatagtgcatatatatatatttttttttggtcaaggaAAAGCGGAGTATCCCGAATTAATTTTCTTGGGAACAGGATCGGCGCTGCCCATGAAAATCCGCAACGTCAGCAGTACTTTGGTTAACATCAGGTTGGTTGCAACAATTTAAATTAGTCAATGTGTTCAAAACCAATTATAACTAACATTTTTAACCACAATGACTACTTCTGCTATTGACAAAAATGTACGATTGTCATGTTTCTTGGCAATCAGCAATGACCGTTCGCTGCTTCTGGACTGCGGCGAGGGGACCTTCGGCCAGCTTTGCCGGCACTATGGAGACCAAGTTGACAGGGTTCTGTCCGACTTATCTGCCGTTTTTGTGTCACACATGCATGCCGATCATCACACGGTGAGTGGCAATAGAAAGGGaagcaaaaaaagggggaaatgactacttttttcccctcctgtcAGGGTCTCATCAAGCTTCTGTACCAAAGACAACGTGCCTTGGTATGTTGGGAaaaagtgccattgacggcaatggctGCTGATATGTTTAAAAACTCATCTTACATCTGAGGTGCCCTctttcagctgactttgggaaaGGCCTGGAGCCCCCTCTTGCTCATGGCCCCCCAGGACATGATGAGCTGGCTGCGGCAGTATCACCACGGCTGCGAGGAGCT
Coding sequences within it:
- the map2k4a gene encoding dual specificity mitogen-activated protein kinase kinase 4a isoform X1 is translated as MEFKHTTMASPGVNKTSSAGSNNGGSVNASSAMHHQPLQHISSVSSLQDSNTCWRCQSETGFQINLSGAPPSKRKALKLNFANPPIKPTTRITLNTGVQPFQNPHIERLRTHSIESSGKLKLSPEQLWDFTAEDLKDLGEIGRGAYGSVNKMVHKPSNKIMAVKRIRSTVDEKEQKQLLMDLDVVMRSSDCPYIVQFYGALFREGDCWICMELMATSLDKFYKFVYCSLDDVIPEEILGKITLATVKALNHLKENLKIIHRDIKPSNILLDRNGNIKLCDFGISGQLVDSIAKTRDAGCRPYMAPERIDPCASRQGYDVRSDVWSLGITLYELATGRFPYPKWNSVFDQLTQVVRGDPPQLSNSDERRFSPKFISFVNVCLTKDESKRPKYKELLKDPFIQMYEERPVDVAAYVCRLMDQMPASPISPSYME
- the elac2 gene encoding zinc phosphodiesterase ELAC protein 2 isoform X1, translating into MKVLSAVTSCVFAAARPLLLAQRYCHLQPTCHPRRTMADKNNNNINNKMKKSAKQPANPLRRLKCKETRRKHGVVHSPANVYLQVVGSGSRDNSASLYVFSEFNSYLFNCGEGTQRLMHEHKLRASRLDNIFLTRMSWENVGGLCGMILTLKDTGVPECVLSGPPQLENYVNSIKTFCGPLDNIQLSVRPYTDPPFVDETMTVMQVPIFATPGSSQTSPSSSRSPSPASHQDDEHPNTAKDQPGEKRKITRDASLVVSFICKLHPKKGNFLVAEAKELGLPIGTAAIGPLIAALKSGKTITYNGKEIKPEQVCTPTDPGQVFVIVACPSEEFISPLCESQDISSFHSGGTEDAPALIVHITPEGVLKSQQYQDWMKRFPASTKHLILNEHAGSPHNVRSHKIQAQLNMIHPDIFPHLQTYAPIDDPASLDVSAVRGECLLKFQLRPVTEWQRDAIPPCSLEDFVKEAQDVPNFLQEVDKCQQLRSSGTSVPLGKAEYPELIFLGTGSALPMKIRNVSSTLVNISNDRSLLLDCGEGTFGQLCRHYGDQVDRVLSDLSAVFVSHMHADHHTGLIKLLYQRQRALLTLGKAWSPLLLMAPQDMMSWLRQYHHGCEELLQHINFIPNDVLHHKSETPEPKTQAFISELLKNNALNKFQTCRVRHCKNAFACSLTHKSGWKLVFSGDTMPSDALVHMGKNATLLIHEATLEDGLEEDAVEKRHSTTSQAIDVGMRMQAGFIMLNHFSQRYAKIPLFSNDFTERVGIAFDHMRVRPGDLKDLPCLIPALKTLFADDLEEMEERRERREHRLQFRAVATEPEDVDRGAKRDRADDASSQTKRQKSS
- the map2k4a gene encoding dual specificity mitogen-activated protein kinase kinase 4a isoform X2, whose protein sequence is MEFKHTTMASPGVNKTSSAGSNNGGSVNASSAMHHQPLQHISSVSSLQDSNTCWRCQSETGKRKALKLNFANPPIKPTTRITLNTGVQPFQNPHIERLRTHSIESSGKLKLSPEQLWDFTAEDLKDLGEIGRGAYGSVNKMVHKPSNKIMAVKRIRSTVDEKEQKQLLMDLDVVMRSSDCPYIVQFYGALFREGDCWICMELMATSLDKFYKFVYCSLDDVIPEEILGKITLATVKALNHLKENLKIIHRDIKPSNILLDRNGNIKLCDFGISGQLVDSIAKTRDAGCRPYMAPERIDPCASRQGYDVRSDVWSLGITLYELATGRFPYPKWNSVFDQLTQVVRGDPPQLSNSDERRFSPKFISFVNVCLTKDESKRPKYKELLKDPFIQMYEERPVDVAAYVCRLMDQMPASPISPSYME
- the map2k4a gene encoding dual specificity mitogen-activated protein kinase kinase 4a isoform X3, which encodes MEFKHTTMASPGVNKTSSAGSNNGGSVNASSAMHHQPLQHISSVSSLQDSNTCWRCQSETALKLNFANPPIKPTTRITLNTGVQPFQNPHIERLRTHSIESSGKLKLSPEQLWDFTAEDLKDLGEIGRGAYGSVNKMVHKPSNKIMAVKRIRSTVDEKEQKQLLMDLDVVMRSSDCPYIVQFYGALFREGDCWICMELMATSLDKFYKFVYCSLDDVIPEEILGKITLATVKALNHLKENLKIIHRDIKPSNILLDRNGNIKLCDFGISGQLVDSIAKTRDAGCRPYMAPERIDPCASRQGYDVRSDVWSLGITLYELATGRFPYPKWNSVFDQLTQVVRGDPPQLSNSDERRFSPKFISFVNVCLTKDESKRPKYKELLKDPFIQMYEERPVDVAAYVCRLMDQMPASPISPSYME
- the elac2 gene encoding zinc phosphodiesterase ELAC protein 2 isoform X2, which encodes MADKNNNNINNKMKKSAKQPANPLRRLKCKETRRKHGVVHSPANVYLQVVGSGSRDNSASLYVFSEFNSYLFNCGEGTQRLMHEHKLRASRLDNIFLTRMSWENVGGLCGMILTLKDTGVPECVLSGPPQLENYVNSIKTFCGPLDNIQLSVRPYTDPPFVDETMTVMQVPIFATPGSSQTSPSSSRSPSPASHQDDEHPNTAKDQPGEKRKITRDASLVVSFICKLHPKKGNFLVAEAKELGLPIGTAAIGPLIAALKSGKTITYNGKEIKPEQVCTPTDPGQVFVIVACPSEEFISPLCESQDISSFHSGGTEDAPALIVHITPEGVLKSQQYQDWMKRFPASTKHLILNEHAGSPHNVRSHKIQAQLNMIHPDIFPHLQTYAPIDDPASLDVSAVRGECLLKFQLRPVTEWQRDAIPPCSLEDFVKEAQDVPNFLQEVDKCQQLRSSGTSVPLGKAEYPELIFLGTGSALPMKIRNVSSTLVNISNDRSLLLDCGEGTFGQLCRHYGDQVDRVLSDLSAVFVSHMHADHHTGLIKLLYQRQRALLTLGKAWSPLLLMAPQDMMSWLRQYHHGCEELLQHINFIPNDVLHHKSETPEPKTQAFISELLKNNALNKFQTCRVRHCKNAFACSLTHKSGWKLVFSGDTMPSDALVHMGKNATLLIHEATLEDGLEEDAVEKRHSTTSQAIDVGMRMQAGFIMLNHFSQRYAKIPLFSNDFTERVGIAFDHMRVRPGDLKDLPCLIPALKTLFADDLEEMEERRERREHRLQFRAVATEPEDVDRGAKRDRADDASSQTKRQKSS